Proteins found in one Haloferax litoreum genomic segment:
- a CDS encoding tetratricopeptide repeat protein, producing the protein MASTRDHRYSDGDGFGDPYDGFDLDPPELRTNTRLVDPTDDYVLSDIVDESQVVPEHVDVLALIEIGLTYVAIEEFEQAIDSFARAIAYADEDSHDAQEAWVNKGVAHAQLAEYDEAIGAAREALRIDDDNEFAATAETNLAYALWEFGDSSEPLDHAERAVELDPREPHAWYNRGFFLAERGQYEAAVRCFDTAISLGLRDASVVGERERAIEKLEEQMATEHEPETADIERTVETDGDGDGDGVRE; encoded by the coding sequence ATGGCCTCGACGCGTGACCACCGATACTCGGACGGCGACGGATTCGGCGACCCGTACGACGGATTCGACCTGGACCCGCCCGAACTTCGGACGAACACCAGACTCGTCGACCCGACAGACGACTACGTCCTCTCGGACATCGTCGACGAGTCACAGGTCGTTCCCGAACACGTAGACGTACTGGCACTCATCGAAATCGGGTTGACCTACGTCGCCATCGAGGAGTTCGAACAGGCAATCGATAGCTTCGCGCGCGCCATCGCCTACGCGGACGAGGACTCACACGACGCACAGGAAGCGTGGGTGAACAAGGGCGTCGCACACGCACAGTTAGCAGAGTACGACGAGGCAATCGGTGCCGCACGAGAAGCACTCCGCATCGACGACGACAACGAGTTCGCCGCGACTGCCGAGACGAACCTCGCGTACGCACTGTGGGAGTTCGGCGACTCGTCCGAACCGCTGGACCACGCGGAACGAGCAGTCGAACTCGACCCGAGAGAACCGCATGCGTGGTACAACCGTGGCTTCTTCCTCGCCGAACGCGGCCAGTACGAAGCGGCAGTTCGGTGCTTCGATACAGCCATCTCACTCGGCCTACGGGACGCCTCCGTCGTCGGCGAACGCGAACGGGCTATCGAGAAACTGGAAGAACAGATGGCGACGGAGCACGAACCGGAGACAGCAGACATCGAACGAACTGTCGAGACAGACGGCGACGGTGATGGCGACGGTGTCAGGGAGTGA
- a CDS encoding tubulin/FtsZ family protein: protein MKLGIIGVGNAGSKIVDKMVEFESLTNRKLCRHVMVINTARTDLTKPDHIPENRRILIGDTHQKAKGHGVGGDVDVGAEVAKNDIDEIRRAFDDVDIHEVDAILVCASLGGGTGSGAGPVVINELQKMYDEPVYGLGVLPGKYEGGRPALNAARSLQSFVNNTDNFIAFDNDAWRSKDQTVGEGYEGMNRELATRIVTLLGAGEYDEPTVAENAMDSSDIIRTLDTDGISSIGYASTSVENGDDGLLNRFREEHEIEDNSNLAAKINGLVRRAVNSRLTLPCDVSSADRALIVLSGPPSELSRKGLESAREWIENEVDTVEVLAGDDPRENASALSAVVLLSNVTQTPRIEAIQEQAVEAQEKIAEQEAVREEEIADLITDKDGKIDPVI, encoded by the coding sequence ATGAAATTAGGTATCATTGGTGTCGGCAACGCAGGCAGTAAGATTGTCGACAAGATGGTCGAGTTCGAATCGCTCACGAATCGGAAACTCTGTCGTCACGTGATGGTGATAAACACCGCACGGACGGACCTCACCAAACCAGACCACATCCCGGAGAACCGACGAATTCTCATCGGTGACACCCACCAGAAAGCCAAGGGCCACGGCGTCGGTGGCGACGTGGACGTCGGTGCCGAAGTCGCGAAGAACGACATCGACGAGATTCGACGCGCGTTCGACGACGTGGATATCCACGAGGTGGACGCGATTCTCGTCTGTGCGTCGCTCGGTGGGGGCACCGGTAGCGGTGCCGGTCCGGTGGTCATCAACGAACTGCAGAAGATGTACGACGAACCGGTGTACGGACTGGGCGTTCTGCCCGGCAAGTACGAAGGCGGCCGACCCGCCCTCAACGCGGCACGGTCCCTTCAGTCGTTCGTCAACAACACGGACAACTTCATCGCCTTCGACAACGACGCGTGGCGGTCGAAAGACCAGACGGTCGGCGAGGGCTACGAGGGCATGAACCGCGAACTCGCGACGCGTATCGTCACGCTCCTCGGCGCTGGCGAGTACGACGAACCGACCGTCGCAGAGAACGCGATGGACTCGAGCGACATCATCCGAACGCTCGATACCGACGGCATCTCGTCTATCGGCTACGCCTCGACGTCGGTCGAAAACGGCGACGATGGACTCTTGAACCGCTTCCGCGAGGAACACGAAATCGAGGACAACTCGAACTTGGCGGCAAAGATTAACGGTCTGGTCCGCCGCGCCGTCAACTCCCGACTCACGCTCCCGTGTGACGTTTCCAGCGCCGACCGGGCCCTCATCGTCCTCTCTGGCCCGCCGTCGGAACTCTCTCGGAAGGGTCTCGAAAGCGCCCGCGAGTGGATCGAAAACGAAGTCGACACCGTCGAAGTGCTCGCTGGCGACGACCCCCGAGAGAACGCCTCTGCGCTCTCCGCGGTGGTGTTGCTGTCGAACGTCACTCAGACGCCGCGCATCGAGGCAATCCAGGAACAGGCGGTCGAAGCACAGGAGAAAATCGCCGAACAGGAGGCCGTGCGCGAGGAAGAAATCGCCGACCTCATCACGGACAAGGACGGCAAAATCGACCCGGTCATCTGA
- a CDS encoding methyl-accepting chemotaxis protein, translating into MRLARLVPEVLRRSYLRKFLFVLLVVVAVMGGLGFYVTDMVGEEVRADAHTELEMVASLEAQELSSWMDGYTRTARMLSEYEAIRSGDEEKIETALEVEKDNLPDEVLAVHYVKPSNRDIVVSTNSVLETKTVSDLGVSWTSGSLTMFDANGVAISEVYRYGGGERLAFLSPVPGRDAAVMVVVDATRHAEMLSEPIEGSRTRVVTAEGTIAFDKYGSKVLTQYRDGAETPALDAAVNGESGVVERDGSVVAHAPVEGTEWAVLIEAPPENAYAVARFVERDIVILIGVALGGLGLVGLTIGRGTVVSLRRLQNRADTLAGGDLDVDLSTSRVDEFGTLTTAFADMRDALGERIEEAEEVQRDLERAATDYRETMDNAADGDLTVRTSVTPDDEAMAGVGDGIDAMLTDLEETIGQVASFATTVDAAGERVTAGTEEVTAASDRVERGTADISEGATEQATLLDDVSSEMQDLSATVEEVAASADELATLASDASEYGEAGRDASADVHEEMAAIDDRVAAAASGAETLREDVADIADVVDLIGDIADQTNLLALNASIEAARAGDAGAGFAVVADSVKALAEETTEATAEIAESIEAVESAAAGTVEDVRAARERVSTGAETVAESVEAIDEAVDRLEEVDHGVAAIDEATASQASAAQSVARLADEAAEIASETQAESADVADAARDQNDAMIGVAGQMQELSTTTDELRSLADRFEVRTETTETDLDDGTADGHDSDAIGEHRTEGEPAENGEMVSSPTMAELATDGSGTDNE; encoded by the coding sequence ATGAGACTCGCCAGGTTAGTCCCGGAGGTACTCAGACGGAGCTACCTCCGGAAGTTTCTGTTCGTTCTCTTGGTCGTCGTGGCGGTGATGGGCGGACTCGGCTTCTACGTCACCGATATGGTCGGCGAAGAGGTCAGAGCAGACGCACACACCGAACTCGAGATGGTCGCGAGCCTGGAGGCCCAGGAGTTGTCGAGTTGGATGGACGGGTACACGCGGACCGCTCGGATGCTCTCTGAGTACGAGGCGATTCGGTCGGGAGACGAAGAGAAAATCGAGACTGCTCTCGAAGTTGAGAAAGACAACCTCCCGGACGAAGTGCTCGCAGTCCACTACGTCAAACCATCGAACCGTGACATCGTCGTGAGTACGAACTCCGTCTTAGAGACGAAGACCGTCTCGGACCTCGGCGTGTCGTGGACGTCTGGGTCGTTGACGATGTTCGACGCGAACGGCGTCGCAATCTCGGAAGTCTACCGATACGGCGGCGGCGAGCGACTCGCCTTCCTCAGTCCAGTTCCGGGCCGAGACGCCGCCGTGATGGTCGTCGTGGACGCAACCCGCCACGCCGAGATGCTCAGCGAACCCATCGAGGGGTCGCGGACGCGTGTCGTCACCGCCGAGGGAACTATCGCCTTCGACAAGTACGGTAGTAAAGTCCTCACACAGTATCGCGACGGGGCAGAGACTCCCGCACTCGATGCCGCAGTGAACGGTGAATCCGGCGTGGTCGAACGCGACGGGTCGGTCGTGGCACACGCACCCGTCGAGGGAACCGAGTGGGCCGTTCTGATAGAAGCACCCCCGGAGAACGCCTACGCAGTCGCCCGATTCGTCGAACGCGACATCGTCATCCTCATCGGGGTGGCACTCGGTGGACTCGGTCTCGTGGGCCTCACCATCGGTCGTGGAACCGTCGTCTCACTGCGTCGACTCCAAAACCGCGCCGACACGCTCGCAGGCGGTGACCTCGACGTCGACCTCTCGACCTCACGTGTCGACGAATTCGGTACACTGACCACCGCGTTCGCGGACATGCGCGACGCGTTGGGCGAACGCATCGAGGAGGCAGAGGAAGTCCAACGTGACCTCGAACGCGCCGCGACCGACTATCGAGAGACGATGGACAACGCCGCGGACGGCGACCTGACGGTCAGAACGTCGGTCACGCCAGACGACGAGGCGATGGCCGGCGTTGGCGACGGCATCGACGCGATGCTCACCGACTTAGAAGAGACCATCGGACAGGTCGCGTCGTTCGCAACCACCGTCGACGCCGCCGGAGAACGCGTCACCGCCGGTACCGAGGAAGTCACCGCTGCATCCGACCGCGTCGAGCGCGGAACCGCAGATATCTCGGAGGGAGCGACAGAGCAGGCCACGCTCCTCGACGACGTGTCGTCGGAGATGCAGGACCTTTCGGCGACCGTCGAAGAGGTTGCGGCGTCCGCGGACGAACTCGCAACGCTCGCGAGTGACGCCAGCGAGTACGGCGAGGCCGGACGCGACGCCAGCGCCGACGTCCACGAGGAGATGGCGGCCATCGACGACCGAGTCGCCGCCGCCGCGAGCGGTGCCGAGACGTTGCGCGAAGACGTGGCCGACATCGCCGACGTGGTCGACCTCATCGGCGACATCGCCGACCAGACCAACTTGCTCGCACTCAACGCCTCCATTGAGGCCGCACGCGCGGGCGACGCAGGGGCTGGATTCGCCGTCGTCGCCGACAGCGTCAAAGCCCTCGCGGAGGAGACGACGGAAGCGACGGCCGAAATCGCAGAGTCCATCGAAGCGGTCGAGTCGGCGGCAGCGGGCACTGTCGAAGACGTTCGCGCCGCACGGGAGCGAGTGTCGACCGGCGCAGAGACGGTGGCTGAGAGCGTCGAAGCAATCGACGAAGCGGTGGACCGACTCGAAGAAGTCGACCACGGTGTCGCCGCAATCGACGAAGCCACGGCGTCACAGGCGTCTGCCGCCCAATCTGTCGCCCGTCTGGCCGACGAAGCGGCCGAAATCGCGTCGGAGACGCAGGCCGAGTCGGCGGACGTCGCCGACGCTGCCCGCGACCAGAACGACGCGATGATTGGCGTCGCTGGCCAGATGCAGGAACTCTCGACGACCACCGACGAACTCCGGTCGCTCGCCGACCGATTCGAGGTGCGGACTGAGACGACTGAGACCGACCTCGATGACGGAACGGCCGATGGGCACGACAGTGACGCCATTGGCGAGCACCGAACCGAAGGCGAACCGGCCGAGAACGGAGAGATGGTGTCGTCGCCAACGATGGCCGAACTCGCCACCGACGGGTCGGGGACGGACAACGAGTAG